The following are encoded in a window of Arthrobacter antioxidans genomic DNA:
- a CDS encoding AMP-dependent synthetase/ligase, translating into MRDISVPVLVDVPRRTNTTDLVIRQASKPSNPALFAVKGTSGEWENISATEFRRQVEDVAKGLIASGVQPGDRVAIMARTRYEWSLADFAIWFAGAVSVPVYETSSPAQVAWILSDSGAVGAFVESARHEGVVRDAVALEDIASLQHVWQFDGDGLDTLRTAGVGTDEQMLADRRAHAGLDDVATIIYTSGTTGRPKGCELTHGNFVELSENAAAALPEVAREGGQTIMFLPLAHVFARFISVLCVAAGATVAHTPDVKNLLPDLQSYRPTFILAVPRVFEKVYNNSMLKAEDGGKGKIFHAGADVAIAWSKAEQAGKIPLTLKVKHAVFDRLLYGKIRTAMGGRVEHAVSGGAPLGDRLGHFFHGIGLMVLEGYGLTETTAPITVNTPKRIKIGTVGAPLPGNAVKIADDGEILARGVCVMKGYYNRPDLTAEAFLDGWFRTGDIGELDDDGFLRITGRKKEIIVTASGKNVIPAMLEDAIRANALVSQCVVVGDGRPFISALVTIDEEALPGWLDRHQLPAGTTIAEAAEHPAVLAEIQVLVDHANSTVSRAEAIKEFRIVTTDFTESTGHLTPSLKIKRAQVLKDYSDVVESIYSKAAV; encoded by the coding sequence GTGCGCGACATCAGCGTCCCCGTCCTCGTCGACGTCCCCCGCCGGACGAACACCACGGACCTCGTGATCAGGCAGGCCTCCAAGCCCTCGAACCCGGCCCTCTTCGCCGTCAAGGGGACCTCGGGCGAATGGGAGAACATCTCGGCCACCGAGTTCCGCCGCCAGGTCGAGGACGTCGCGAAGGGCCTGATCGCCTCGGGCGTCCAGCCCGGGGACCGCGTGGCCATCATGGCCCGCACGCGGTACGAGTGGTCGCTGGCCGACTTCGCGATCTGGTTCGCCGGCGCGGTCTCCGTCCCCGTCTACGAGACCTCCTCCCCCGCCCAGGTCGCCTGGATCCTCAGCGACTCGGGTGCGGTCGGAGCCTTCGTCGAGTCGGCACGCCACGAGGGCGTGGTCCGTGACGCCGTCGCACTGGAGGACATCGCATCCCTGCAGCACGTCTGGCAGTTCGACGGTGACGGGCTGGACACGCTGCGGACGGCCGGGGTGGGGACGGACGAGCAGATGCTGGCGGACCGCCGGGCGCATGCCGGGCTCGACGACGTCGCCACGATCATCTACACCTCGGGCACCACGGGCCGGCCCAAGGGGTGCGAACTGACGCACGGCAATTTCGTCGAACTGTCGGAGAACGCCGCCGCCGCCCTCCCGGAGGTGGCCCGCGAGGGCGGCCAGACCATCATGTTCCTCCCCCTCGCCCACGTCTTCGCCCGCTTCATCTCGGTGCTGTGCGTCGCAGCCGGGGCCACCGTGGCGCACACACCCGACGTCAAGAACCTGCTCCCCGACCTGCAGAGCTACCGGCCCACGTTCATCCTGGCCGTACCGCGCGTCTTCGAGAAGGTGTACAACAACTCGATGCTCAAGGCCGAGGACGGCGGCAAGGGCAAGATCTTCCACGCGGGCGCCGATGTGGCGATCGCGTGGTCGAAGGCCGAGCAGGCCGGGAAGATCCCCCTGACCCTGAAGGTCAAGCACGCGGTCTTCGACCGGCTGCTGTACGGCAAGATTCGCACGGCCATGGGCGGCCGCGTGGAGCACGCGGTGTCCGGCGGGGCCCCCCTCGGGGACCGGCTCGGGCACTTCTTCCACGGCATCGGACTCATGGTGCTCGAGGGCTACGGCCTGACGGAGACCACCGCGCCCATCACGGTGAACACGCCGAAGCGCATCAAGATCGGGACCGTGGGCGCGCCCCTCCCCGGCAACGCGGTGAAGATCGCCGACGACGGCGAGATCCTCGCCAGGGGCGTCTGCGTCATGAAGGGCTACTACAACCGCCCGGACCTGACCGCCGAGGCCTTCCTCGACGGGTGGTTCCGCACCGGTGACATCGGCGAGCTCGACGACGACGGCTTCCTGCGCATCACCGGCCGGAAGAAGGAGATCATCGTGACGGCCAGCGGGAAGAACGTGATCCCGGCGATGCTCGAGGACGCGATCCGCGCCAACGCCCTGGTCTCCCAGTGCGTCGTCGTCGGCGACGGCAGGCCCTTCATCTCCGCCCTCGTCACGATCGACGAGGAGGCCCTCCCGGGCTGGCTCGACCGGCACCAGCTGCCGGCCGGCACCACGATCGCCGAGGCCGCCGAGCACCCGGCGGTCCTGGCGGAGATCCAGGTCCTGGTGGACCACGCGAACTCGACGGTCTCGCGGGCGGAGGCGATCAAGGAGTTCCGGATCGTCACGACCGACTTCACCGAGAGCACGGGCCACCTGACGCCGTCCCTGAAGATCAAGCGGGCCCAGGTCCTCAAGGACTACTCGGACGTCGTGGAGTCCATCTACAGCAAGGCCGCCGTCTGA
- a CDS encoding mycothione reductase yields the protein MTHYDLAIIGSGSGNTLISPEWDDRKVVLVEGGTFGGTCLNVGCIPTKMFVYPAGLATAPAESARLGVDLSLDGVRWRDIRDRIFTRIDAISRGGRTYRAEELANVTLIEEYVRLTGEKSFETPAGDVVTADQLVLATGSRATLPDIPGITLPQVHTSDSIMRMEEQPQRLLIIGGGYIAAEFAHVFGSFGTRVTLAVRSAGMLRHLDETVSESFTEQAAQQWDLRVDTDVTGLRANDDGSVTARLSGPAGVAELEVDAVLVAIGRTPNTDRLGASEVGLDLHDDGRLAVDEFQRVLRNGTPVDGLWSLGDVSSPYQLKHVANHEAKVVAHNLLHPDALRTSDHRFVPAAVFSHPQAASVGMTEEQALAYAEAEGTAVVTAVQHYGSTAYGWAMEDSLGFAKIIAEQHTGRILGAHILGHEASMIIQPLVQAMSFGLDAHTMARGQYWIHPALTEVVENALLNLAID from the coding sequence GTGACCCACTACGACCTCGCGATCATCGGCTCCGGCTCGGGCAACACGCTCATCTCCCCGGAATGGGACGACCGCAAGGTGGTGCTCGTCGAGGGCGGGACCTTCGGCGGCACCTGCCTCAACGTGGGCTGCATCCCCACGAAGATGTTCGTGTACCCTGCCGGGCTGGCCACCGCCCCGGCCGAGTCCGCGCGACTCGGCGTGGACCTCTCCCTGGACGGGGTGCGCTGGCGGGACATCCGGGACCGCATCTTCACCCGCATCGACGCGATCTCGCGGGGCGGGAGGACATACCGCGCGGAGGAACTCGCGAACGTCACCCTCATCGAGGAGTACGTCCGGCTGACGGGGGAGAAGTCCTTCGAGACGCCGGCCGGGGACGTCGTCACGGCCGACCAGCTGGTCCTGGCCACCGGCTCGCGCGCCACGCTCCCGGACATCCCGGGCATCACCCTGCCCCAGGTGCACACCTCGGACTCCATCATGCGGATGGAGGAGCAGCCGCAGCGCCTCCTCATCATCGGCGGAGGCTATATCGCGGCGGAGTTCGCGCACGTGTTCGGCTCGTTCGGCACGCGCGTGACGCTCGCCGTCCGCTCCGCCGGCATGCTGCGCCACCTGGACGAGACCGTGTCCGAGTCCTTCACCGAGCAGGCCGCCCAGCAGTGGGACCTCCGGGTGGACACGGACGTCACGGGCCTCCGCGCCAATGACGACGGCAGCGTCACCGCCCGGCTCAGCGGCCCGGCCGGGGTCGCCGAACTCGAGGTCGACGCCGTGCTCGTGGCCATCGGCCGCACGCCGAACACTGACCGCCTGGGGGCCTCCGAGGTGGGGCTCGACCTACACGACGACGGCCGACTCGCCGTGGACGAGTTCCAGCGGGTCCTGCGCAACGGGACGCCCGTGGACGGACTGTGGTCCCTCGGGGACGTGAGCAGCCCCTACCAGCTCAAGCACGTCGCGAACCACGAGGCGAAGGTGGTGGCCCATAACCTGCTCCATCCCGACGCGCTGCGGACGAGCGACCACCGCTTCGTGCCCGCCGCGGTGTTCTCCCACCCGCAGGCGGCCTCCGTCGGCATGACGGAGGAACAGGCCCTCGCGTACGCCGAGGCCGAAGGCACGGCCGTCGTGACGGCCGTGCAGCACTACGGCTCCACCGCGTACGGGTGGGCGATGGAGGATTCACTCGGCTTCGCGAAGATCATCGCCGAGCAGCACACCGGCCGGATCCTGGGCGCCCACATCCTCGGCCACGAGGCGTCGATGATCATCCAGCCCCTCGTCCAGGCCATGTCCTTTGGACTGGACGCGCACACGATGGCGCGGGGTCAGTACTGGATCCATCCGGCCCTCACCGAAGTGGTCGAGAACGCCCTGCTGAATCTCGCGATCGACTGA
- a CDS encoding ROK family glucokinase, with amino-acid sequence MAARPARTALPNPARRGLSVGVDIGGTKIAAGVVDVHGRILAEARRPTPGQDARAVEAAVTDLVRELSREYRVRSVGIGAAGWMDLSNSTVLFSPHLAWRNEPVRRNLEKLLRRRVTVVNDADAAAWAEWRFGAGRGESRLVCVTLGTGIGGAMIMGGRVERGRYGVAGEFGHQIIVPQGQRCECGNRGCWEQYASGNALGREARELAAAQSPVAQAVIDAAAADGGAITGALVTRLAMEGDPTSRELVDDVGQWLGLGLANLAAALDPGTFVIGGGLSAAGDLLLEPARRAFGRNLTGRGFRPVARIERAALGPAAGLIGAADLSRLLSRSGT; translated from the coding sequence ATGGCCGCGCGTCCGGCCCGCACCGCACTCCCCAATCCGGCGCGCCGTGGCCTGTCGGTCGGCGTGGACATCGGCGGCACCAAGATCGCCGCCGGCGTGGTGGACGTCCACGGGCGGATCCTCGCCGAGGCCCGCCGGCCGACGCCGGGCCAGGACGCGCGCGCCGTCGAGGCCGCCGTCACCGATCTCGTCCGGGAACTGTCGCGGGAATACCGTGTCCGGTCGGTCGGCATCGGGGCAGCGGGCTGGATGGACCTGTCGAACAGCACCGTGCTGTTCAGCCCGCATCTGGCCTGGCGCAACGAGCCGGTGCGGCGCAACCTCGAGAAGCTGCTCCGCCGCCGCGTGACGGTGGTGAACGACGCCGACGCAGCCGCCTGGGCCGAGTGGCGGTTCGGCGCGGGCCGCGGGGAGTCCCGCCTGGTCTGCGTGACCCTGGGGACCGGGATCGGTGGGGCCATGATCATGGGAGGACGCGTGGAGCGTGGCCGGTACGGCGTCGCGGGCGAGTTCGGCCACCAGATCATCGTCCCGCAGGGTCAGCGCTGCGAATGCGGGAACCGGGGGTGCTGGGAACAGTACGCCTCGGGCAACGCCCTGGGACGCGAGGCACGCGAGCTGGCGGCTGCGCAGTCGCCCGTGGCGCAGGCCGTCATCGACGCCGCGGCGGCCGACGGCGGCGCGATCACCGGGGCCCTCGTCACCCGGCTCGCCATGGAGGGGGACCCGACGTCGCGGGAACTCGTCGACGACGTCGGCCAGTGGCTGGGACTGGGGCTGGCCAACCTGGCGGCGGCCCTCGACCCTGGCACGTTCGTCATCGGCGGCGGGCTGAGCGCGGCGGGCGATCTCCTGCTCGAGCCGGCCCGGCGCGCCTTCGGAAGGAACCTGACCGGTCGGGGCTTCCGCCCCGTGGCGCGGATCGAGCGGGCGGCCCTGGGGCCCGCCGCGGGGCTCATCGGAGCTGCGGACCTGTCCCGACTGCTCTCACGCAGCGGCACCTGA